GACGACGCGCGCAACGAAGTCCCACTCCGTCGCGATGCCGGCCGGTTTCCCGTCCGCGGTGACCACGATCACGAAGCCATGGTGCTTCTCGCGCATCTCGCGCGCAGCTTCCAGGACAGACGTGCCGCTCGGGAGGCGGAGGATCTCCTTCTCCACGATGTCCCTGGCGTAGAGGACCATCCTTTCACCCATCGTCATGGGAGCACTTATGCCTTCTCACGCTCGGGCCGCGGACCGGGGAACAGTACTTCTAGGACTGCAGATTAGGGTGAATCCGCCATGCCTCGTGGACGCCGGGTCGCCCTGGCCGCCTTGCTCGCCGGAGGCCTCGCGCTGGCCCTCTGGGCCACGTCTGCGCCGGCGGCCGCCCACGCCGACTTCCTCGCCTCGACGCCGGCACCGTACGACATCTGGAACGTCGCACCCGCGTACGTGAGCGTGACCGTGTCCGAGGCCGTGCAGCCCGGCTCGCCCACGATCACGGTCACGAATGGCACGAACCATCGCGTGGACACGGGCCCCACCCAGCTCTCGCCCACGGACCCCGCGACCTTCGCGGTTCACCTGCTCAGCGGCATCGGACCGAGCGTGTACACGGTGACCTGGAGCGTGGTCTCCGCGGACGACGGGCACTTCACGGCGGGGACGTTCTACTTCATGATCGCCTACCGCAACGGCACGCTGCCCGGGGCGTTCCCGCGCACCGGGGCCGTGAGCCAGAGCCAACCCATCTCGCCGATCGACGTGTCGTTGGATGCGGCGAACTTCATAGGATTCGCGATCGCGTTCGGCTCGACCCTGGTCGCCGCCCTCCTGTGGTCGCCCATGGCCTTTGCCGGAGCGGCCGAGGGGCGTGCGCCTCCCGCGGAGGGTTTCCGCGCCCTCCTGAGCTTCGCGCGCTTGGGCGCGTGGATCTTCGCGGCCGCGGCGGCGGGGCTGTGGGCCGAGAACCTGATCCTCTCGCCGCCCTCGGGCCTCGGCGGCGTGGTGGGTTCGACCTTCCTGCTCTCGACCCTGACCCAGGCCGCCATTGGGATCGCCATGGCGCTCCTCCTCACCCATCTCCTGCGACGTGGGCGCGCGGGCGGGGCGTGGAGCGAGCGCGCCTGGGAACTCCTCCCGACCCTGTTCCTCGGATTCCTCGCCATCCTCGCGGAGGCGGCGGCGAGCCACGGTGCCGCGACGCAAGCCTGGTGGCCCCTGGGCCCCGTCGCAGACGCGGTCCACCTGTACGGCGCCGCCCTGTGGGCCGGCGGGCTCCTGGCCCTGCTACGGACTCGCCGATGGCTCCGGGCGCCGACCCCCGCAGACTTCTCGGAGGGACTCCTGCGCGCCTTCTCCCGACTCGCGTTGCTCGGCGTCGGACTCCTCGTGGCCGCGGGCGCGGGACTCGCCCTGTTCCTGGTGGGCACGGTGGGCGGCCTCCTCGGCTCGAGCTACGGCTGGGTCATCCTGGCAAAGACGGCCCTCCTCGTCCCCATGGTCCTCCTCGGGGCGTGGAACCGCCGCAGCCTTCGGCGGGAGCCCGAGGCGCCGCCCACCCCCGAGGGCGTCGAGCGCCTCACGCGGACGGTCCGGTTCGAGGCCATGCTCGGGGTCGCCATCCTCGTCCTGGCGGGACTCCTCGCGACGATGAATCCCGCGGCGGCGCCGGGGCCGCAGAACGCGACGTTCACCCTGGACGCGACCGCGGGAGGACTCTACGCGATCTTCCAGGTGAACCCGTGGCCGAACGGGCCCGGGAGCTACATCTTCCAGCTCGTCCTCTACTACGCGGGCAACGGCACGCCGTACTACCCGGGAGCCAACGCCACGCTCTCGTTCCTCCTCGAGGGCGGCAACGGAACGTGGGTCACCCTCGCCCTCGAAGGACCGCACGGGAACCACTACTTCGTGGAATCGTCCGTGCTGGACGCGACCGGGACGTGGGATCTCCGCGCGACGGTCCGCGGGCCGCAGGGGACCCCCGTGGAGTTCGGGTTCGCAGTCCGACTCCCCTCGTGATGTCGGACGGCTTTGTCAAGGCGTGTGCCGAGGGCGAAGCTATTAAGAGCGCGGCGGGCCCTTGGGCTGTCAGACAAAGGTCCGACTGACCTCCAAGGGATGGGTATGGGAATCCTCCGCTGGGTCCTCGGGTCCCGCCGCTCCGACGATGAGGAGGACGAGGAGGACCGGAAGGGCGCGTGGAGCAACAAGCGATCCCGGAAGCATCCCTCCAACCCGAACGCGTACAAGATCGAGGTGGACGGGGAGTCGCGCCAGATGCGGGGCGAGGGCCCGCCCTTCTCGTTCTGGTCTTCGGCGCGGGTCATCCTGATCCTCTCCTTCCTCCTGTGGTGGATCCAGCCCGCAGGCCCCATGATCGCGGGCTACGTGGGCGGGCGGCGTTCCGGCTCGGCCATGAAGGGCGTGTTTGCCGCCATCCTGCCCGTGGTCATCGTCCTGATCGCGAACACGGCGTACACGCGCGGGATGGGTTCGACCCAGATCGACCTCGTGGCCTCCCTGCCCCAGGCCATCGCGGGCGGCGCGGCGAGCATCCTCCCGTTCCTCATGCCCTACAAGGACTTCCTCGTCGGCTACATGACGGGGTTCGTGAAGGCCCTCCAGAGCACGTTCGGCATGGGGACGAACGGATACCTCATGGTGATCATCTTCGCGTACATCGGTGGCCTGATCGCGGACCAGACCCGGCGCGAGCTGTACTACAAGAACGGCTCGAGCCAATCCGTAGGCTTCAACCTGATCCAGCCCCTGTTCGGCGGACACCGCGCCGTTGCGGCGGACGAGGACGACTACGAGGACGACGAGGAGCTCCGCGAGATGCGTCGGCCGGTCCGGGCACGAGCCCGGGGCCACGGCGACGTCCAGATTCACTCGGGTCCGAAGCGCCGCCGGCACGGCTCCCCGGTGAGGTTCGAGGAGTACCGAAAGCTCAACGGAGAGACCGTCGAAGGGCACTCGGCCCGGCACCTCGGGCGCGCCCGCGCGCGCGACGAGGAGGACGAGGAACCTGAGGAGGAAGAGGTTGTCGCATCGCGCACGCACCACGCGCCCCCGTCGGGCGCGAGGGAGCACCACTCGAAGAGCCACGCGGCTGCCGAAGAAGAAGAGGACGCGGAGGCGGTGGCCCGCCGGGAAGCCCAGGAAGCGCGCCGGCCGCGGCAGCGGAGCCACGAGGAAGAGGTCGCGATCCAGAGGTTCGTCGAGCGCGCGCTCCGCCAGTACGAGCATCCGACGCGCTGAAGTCGCAAGCTTTTTATCGGACGCCCCGCTCGGAACGGCGCGGATGTTCTGCCCCAAGTGCGGCTCGCTCATGTTCCCCGTGGACGGGCGGCTGCGCTGCAACGCCTGCGGCATGGAACGCTCCCTCTCGGGGAAGGACGTGACCGTGACCAAGGTGATCCGGCAGACCAAGGAGAAGCCGGCGGAGACCCTCGTCCTCGACGAGATCACGGAGACGCTTCCCAAGACGCGCGTGGAGTGCCCGAAGTGCGGACACTACGAAGCGTTCTGGGTCATGCGCCAGACGCGGGCCGCGGACGAGCCGACGACGCGCATCTACCGTTGCGTGAAGTGCGGCAACACGTGGCGCGAGTACTGAAGGCGGGAGGCTCCCCGGCCGTCCATCCGGGAACCTTTATTACGGTTGACCGGATTGTCGGCCGGACTTTCGGGGGAGACGGATGTTCGAGGCGAAACTGAAGGCAGAGGTTCTCAAAGAACTGGTCGACGTGGTCTCGACCTTGGTGGACGAGGCCAAGCTCAACGTCGGCAAGGATTCCGTCACGGTCAAGGCCGTGGACCCGGCCCACGTGGCCATGGTGGACCTCTCCCTCGACCGCGGTGCGTTCGAGTCCTACAAGGCCGAGGAGGCCGAGCTGGGCCTCGACATGGACAAGATGAAGGAGATCCTGCGCCTCGCGAAGGCAGGCGAGGCCATCTCGATCGCCCACGACGAGGACAAGAACCGGCTCGTCGTCACGGTCGGGAACACGACCCGACGCATGTCCCTGGTGGACACCGCGGGCATGAGCGACCCCAAGGTGCCGAGCCTGAACCTCCCTGCGAAGGTCGTCGTCCGTACGGACGAGCTCCGCCAGGCGATCCGGGCGTCGGAGAGCGTGAGCGACCACATCGCCCTCAAGGCGTCGCCGGAAGGGTTCGAGGTCGTATCTGAGGGCGACACGGACACCGTGTCCCACATGGTGCCCAAGGACCTGCTGGAAGAGCTCCAGGCCAAGGACGCGGTGCGCTCCCTGTTCCCACTGGACTACTTCTCGAACATGGTCAAGGCGATTAGCACGGCGCCCACGGTCGCGCTGTACTTGGGTACCGACTATCCCGTGCGGATGGAGTTCAAGATCGCGAGCGGCAAGGGCGAAGTCAAGTATTTGCTTGCGCCAAGAATCGAAAGTGACTGATTTCGTACAATTCGTGACGGTTTTTTGCTGAATCGCTCAGAGTTCCGTCCAACCGAAGTCTCCGCGCGCTGCTCCTGCATCTACAGAACACGTAGTCAACAGTGTCCTGCGCTCCGAGGACCATGTAGTTCCTCATGAGCAACGGGGTCGTCTTGGCATACCTGGGTGGACTCTTCGATGGCGACGGGTACTTCAAGATCACGAAGAACTTTCGGACGCCCAGGATCAAGCACCCATACTATGCTACGGTCTTGGGAGTGGCCCAGCTCTGGCCTGGTCCCGCTGTCCGTCTTTTCGCAGATTGGCTCGGCGGCGAGGCGAAGCGGATAGTAACGGCACATGGT
The genomic region above belongs to Thermoplasmata archaeon and contains:
- a CDS encoding CopD family protein, which codes for MPRGRRVALAALLAGGLALALWATSAPAAAHADFLASTPAPYDIWNVAPAYVSVTVSEAVQPGSPTITVTNGTNHRVDTGPTQLSPTDPATFAVHLLSGIGPSVYTVTWSVVSADDGHFTAGTFYFMIAYRNGTLPGAFPRTGAVSQSQPISPIDVSLDAANFIGFAIAFGSTLVAALLWSPMAFAGAAEGRAPPAEGFRALLSFARLGAWIFAAAAAGLWAENLILSPPSGLGGVVGSTFLLSTLTQAAIGIAMALLLTHLLRRGRAGGAWSERAWELLPTLFLGFLAILAEAAASHGAATQAWWPLGPVADAVHLYGAALWAGGLLALLRTRRWLRAPTPADFSEGLLRAFSRLALLGVGLLVAAGAGLALFLVGTVGGLLGSSYGWVILAKTALLVPMVLLGAWNRRSLRREPEAPPTPEGVERLTRTVRFEAMLGVAILVLAGLLATMNPAAAPGPQNATFTLDATAGGLYAIFQVNPWPNGPGSYIFQLVLYYAGNGTPYYPGANATLSFLLEGGNGTWVTLALEGPHGNHYFVESSVLDATGTWDLRATVRGPQGTPVEFGFAVRLPS
- a CDS encoding transcription factor S; its protein translation is MFCPKCGSLMFPVDGRLRCNACGMERSLSGKDVTVTKVIRQTKEKPAETLVLDEITETLPKTRVECPKCGHYEAFWVMRQTRAADEPTTRIYRCVKCGNTWREY
- the pcn gene encoding proliferating cell nuclear antigen (pcna); the encoded protein is MFEAKLKAEVLKELVDVVSTLVDEAKLNVGKDSVTVKAVDPAHVAMVDLSLDRGAFESYKAEEAELGLDMDKMKEILRLAKAGEAISIAHDEDKNRLVVTVGNTTRRMSLVDTAGMSDPKVPSLNLPAKVVVRTDELRQAIRASESVSDHIALKASPEGFEVVSEGDTDTVSHMVPKDLLEELQAKDAVRSLFPLDYFSNMVKAISTAPTVALYLGTDYPVRMEFKIASGKGEVKYLLAPRIESD